A window from Sinorhizobium fredii encodes these proteins:
- the ureE gene encoding urease accessory protein UreE yields MPYRSTEILSPGAADKAPLHRVTLTHDQRHLRRKLLHLENDDVVMLDLKEPVMLADGDLLVLEGGGYVEVKAAEEALYEILPRDGLHLIEIAWHLGNRHLPAAVEEGRILIARDPVIRVMLEGLRATVSEVVEPFQPLRGAYHGTGHHHHGHGHHHDHG; encoded by the coding sequence GTGCCCTATCGTTCGACGGAGATCCTCTCTCCGGGTGCCGCCGACAAGGCGCCGCTTCACCGGGTGACGCTGACCCACGACCAGCGGCATCTGCGCCGCAAGCTCCTGCATCTCGAAAATGACGATGTGGTGATGCTCGACCTCAAGGAGCCGGTAATGCTCGCCGACGGCGACCTGCTGGTGCTGGAAGGCGGCGGCTATGTCGAAGTGAAAGCGGCCGAGGAGGCGCTCTACGAAATCCTTCCGCGCGACGGGCTGCATCTGATCGAAATCGCCTGGCATCTCGGCAACCGGCATCTGCCGGCGGCGGTCGAGGAGGGGCGGATCTTGATCGCCCGCGATCCCGTCATCCGCGTCATGCTTGAAGGGCTCAGAGCGACGGTAAGCGAAGTGGTCGAGCCGTTCCAACCCTTGCGCGGCGCCTATCACGGCACCGGCCATCACCACCATGGGCACGGTCACCACCACGACCATGGCTGA
- a CDS encoding urease accessory protein UreF, which yields MADEAATQALLRLVTWLSPAFPVGAFSYSGGLEQAVHDGLVTSAGDLRQWLETLVNRGPIWNDALLLAESYRGHDDPARLRAVGELAEALAGSRERHMETMLLGEAFLAAAGHWPHPVLETLGSTAAYPVAVGAVAGAHRTGLEPTIAAFLNATTSNAVSVAIRCGVIGQRDGVGLLAGLEAAMAAIAARAARGSLDDLGSAAIMADIASLRHETLHSRLFRS from the coding sequence ATGGCTGACGAGGCCGCCACGCAGGCTCTGCTGCGCCTCGTCACCTGGCTCTCGCCTGCCTTTCCGGTCGGCGCCTTTTCCTATTCCGGCGGATTGGAGCAGGCCGTTCATGACGGCCTCGTTACAAGTGCCGGCGATCTGCGGCAGTGGCTGGAAACGCTGGTGAACCGCGGCCCGATCTGGAACGACGCGCTGCTTCTGGCGGAAAGCTATCGCGGCCATGACGATCCAGCCCGGCTACGGGCGGTCGGCGAACTTGCCGAGGCGCTTGCCGGCTCGCGCGAGCGGCACATGGAAACCATGCTTCTTGGCGAGGCGTTCCTTGCCGCCGCCGGCCACTGGCCGCACCCGGTGCTGGAGACGCTCGGATCGACGGCCGCCTATCCGGTGGCGGTCGGTGCCGTCGCCGGTGCGCATCGGACCGGACTTGAGCCGACGATCGCGGCCTTTCTCAACGCAACGACCTCCAATGCCGTATCGGTCGCCATCCGTTGCGGCGTCATCGGCCAGCGCGACGGCGTCGGCTTGCTTGCCGGGCTGGAGGCGGCGATGGCGGCGATTGCCGCTCGCGCCGCGCGCGGCTCGCTCGACGATCTTGGCTCGGCCGCGATCATGGCCGATATTGCATCGCTCAGACATGAAACCCTGCATTCGCGCCTGTTTCGTTCGTGA